The stretch of DNA CTGTCTTAACTGGTAGTCATAAAGGTGATAGAGTGCATATTGCTCGACTAACACTTACTCCATCGGACACCGAGATTTCGACGTTTCAAAGAGAAGACAATTCTCCATCGTTTTTGTTTTGCAATGACGATAAACAAGAGTCGTGACGTTTTATCTCGGTCGCATCTATCTTCCAAGACCAGTGTTTAGTCATGGCCAGCTTTATGTCGCACTTTCCAGGGTCACCCGAAAAGAAGGCTTGAAAATTTTAATTTGTGACTCAGATATGCGTACTTCTACTACGACTACTAATGTAGTGTATCatggattttttcaatttttagaataacttgcatatgttaaagttgattattagattatatttcttttatccgaatgtaaagttttttatgtatgcaatttttatttacaagagttgattacgttattttcttataaaccagtgcatgtgaacacatgtttgtaacaaatttaaacattaattatgtacatCGTTGATTTAGACCAATTAGATAGGTACAATCGAAATGCAAGAACAAATATACATAAAAAAACATTAATACTAGCCCAAATACATAGCCGTGCAACtttacacgggtttaaaactagtatccATTTATATTACTCAAAGTCTACATGCATGTCAGTTTTAAGTTAGATCTTGCCTTAAAGCCGTTTTATACTTTGAATTTTCCTTAAAAacggaattaattaaataattagtaGTATGGTGTAATTGATAAAAAAACAATCTTATTTTTGTTGGGTTGTCTTTGTCGtaaaggaaaaaaaatatatCGGAGAAGGCGGACCCGAGCGGAATCGTTTCAAGACCGTGCTTTGATCAAAATTGTCTCATCCCTTAAAATGGTGGGTAAATTAACAATCTTGTTTCATTATACTACCTTGCATGCAAATTAATATGTGTAAATGTGTTTGCATGTATATATTTAGGTTGAACATATAAATTTCTTTTTACCACATATTTTATATGTTTAATATGTTTAATGAATTAAAAACCGTAATTGAAAAGTTTTGGCCTACCCTAAATGATGGCCGAATGGCCTTATTGTCAAGAGGGGTTTGATTTGCAAACTTTTAATCTAAACTATTGTTAAATTATTAAGTTAGTATTATATTGTTattgtataaaaataaaataataataaagttttgGAAAGCTTTACTTTTAGGAAATAAAAAGTTTGGTCGAGGCACTTACTGCCAAACAAGAAAATTTGGATGCAATTTTTGGAggaaattattaatattatatttagaTATCAAATTTTGTGATTGTCTATCCTAAATTACACGGGTCATattcttatttaattaattaaattgtattATTGTTTGGTCATATAAATtagtttgttttaattatttattttgttCAAAAGGAaatgtatgtaatttaattattattgcGAGACTTAACCATCGATACCCCCAAAAATGTAATAATTTAAAGACCTAGTTTATTCCTACGATCAAGTTAGAATTTTAGAACCTTGGCGATCGTTTAGGCCTGACACACGATATCGTTAGTCCAATTTCAAAAATTAAGTTGTGTCGATTGAGATTTAggagtaattttattttatgagtcactatttgagaataattattttcaCATAAATTTAAAAGGATTTGAGCACCAACTATTTTTACCTCAGGTAAGTGGATTGACTACAATAGTTCCTTATGAAATTTCTCATTCAAGGTCTATTTTTCAAATTGCAAATTATAATCAAATTTTCAAGGGCTTAAGTATAATTTTTAAGCAGACTCAAGTTCTCAACTAAAACTGAGTCCTCTTAGCCTACCGTATTCTTAGCCAAATATAGAGTTAAATTAGaattttgacaaagttcttgtAAAACTATTTCGGACAAATCCTCTCAACTTGATATTTtcaattaataaatttaatagtATAGAGTGAACTTAAGTGAAGAAGGAAATGGTTCTTTAATATCCTTATTATTAATCTAGTACTGAATCGAAATTTTAAAACAAGTGACTCTCCACTTTTGGTCAAATTTTCTTTACTTAGATTATTTAGTTAATAAAATTCATTATATAAAATGGATTAGTAAAAATTGAACTAGGAAGCGATTTTACAACCAATTAACTACCAAGGGTCTAAGACCGTCCCTTAGTTAGATTGGTTAAACTTGGTTTGATAATACGGTATTTCACTTGTATTATTAACTTAGTTCGATAGCGAAGTCCCGACTTATAAATAGGGGCAAACCCAATAAGGCGACCAATGATTGAATTTGTGCTAGTTGTTTTCCATAAAACTTTTATCAAGGAAAGAATTTCGATTCGAAATTGGTATGGTTAACCCATAATGTTTTAAAAACGAATTTCGAAATATTTCATATTTTCTTGGGCATTTTTAGGATTGAATTTGAAAGCTCATTGAGCGGGAAAACATGATGTTACTATTGTGTACGTAATGACATAGAAGAATAGCAATTAGCTTAACCGTATAAAACCGTCCGTGCGTACGAAGGGTCTTTCGTGGACCTATCCTTAGACTCGAGAGTAGGCGGGAGTGTGGCCATACTTTAGGTGGGGACCTGATCAGTCTCGTACGTATTAGGTGGATCGCATCCGGGTTCCCTAAGGTCTATATTTGGTTAGGCTTAGGGGATAATAGCCGGGTGGTGTTTAGTCCGTGGTACGGGTAATAACCCCACGTACCGGCATTCGACCCTGGAGATGAGTGGACGAGTTTCGTTTTAAACGTGTTTATGTCACCACGGTAAACAGGGGTAATAATGTAAGCCCCCTGGTATCGGTGTGATTGGCGGTATATTATTATCGTACAAGTTTCGGTTATTGGTCATATAATTGGAAAGCGTACGGTAATTGGCCGGTATATCGTGATAAAATGTTATTAAAATATATAATACGGCAATGAAAAACTGATTTGTTTCTCGAAAATTTATGTGTTAAAGGTATGGATATATGGATATGTTATACATGCTGATGATGATTGTTACGTTTTAATTGTTTAAAGAAGTTAATCTACCCACCTGACGtttgttgtttttcttataaaacttttaaaaattttaaaatgtCAGATTTGTGAAGACCGACCATTCCCGAGACAGGCGAATTTGAAGATGGGATTTAGATATATTTTATTAGAACGTGTTAAGTAATTTGTTACGAACAATTGTAATATTTAGCATTATCTTTATAATCGGAATTAGAAGGCGAATTGTATATTGCTCCGACATTGCTAATCATTTGATTATCATCATTTCTTTGACAACTTAAATTCCTGGTATCCTTATTTGATTTAACTCGATTTATTTTTCTTGGGTACCAAAATTATTTCTTACCCTTCATGCTTAAAACCCTTCAAAAATCAAATCTAACCCAGATAATAATAATTAACAAACAAAATTGAAATCCCAAATTCCAGAACAAACTCCagtaaaattccaaaaaaattcgAAATTCAAATAGAAATTTGGTTGAATCTGGTGACAATATAAAATGAGTAAATTCGATATCGAACTTTTGAAGACCAATAGCAAATAACAAGGGATTGACAATTGAGCAATAGATCAAAATTGACAATAACAAGAAAACGAAAAAGAGGGTAAAGGGTGTTTTGGATGATAGAGATTTGGTGGTATGGTATACTGGTATACTGGTAATGTGGTAAAAAGATTAAAGgggttttggggaagaaagatAATAATGGCGTTTACATAATTAGATGAGAGAGAGAGGTGTTAAAATGAAAGTAACTTGTTTAGCAGAGAAATGGTGTAAAAGTTGGGTATATTATTAGTTAAAATAAAGTTTGAATTATTTTGAGAAGGACTCTAATAGTTTAGACTATTGTCATTAAATAAACCTTAATTATAACTACATTTAAAAATTATACTATTAAAAATTACTTGTATAATTTTACTCAACCCTATATATATTTTTCCTTATTTTAAACAGAATCaacattttgtaaaaaaaaaaagatcaattTACTTGGCTTGACCCACAGAACCGGGAACCCACACCTAGCCCAATCCGGGAACATAATTCCTCCCTCTCAAAAAATGCTCATTTGttttgtataattttttttttttttttggtgtgatGTTTTGTATAATTTTGAAAACATAACTTTCACTCTATTTTTCTCCATTAATATAATATATTTTCATTCAAAAAATATTAATGTGATAGACTGATAGACTATTATATGAAAAATGTAACTGTTTTATATTCACGTTATATGATTTGTAATACTTCCATACATGTTTAAAGTTAAAGTCTTTGAACTTCACAATAGTAAAAAATATGAAAACTAATAATTATAGTATAGTAGTAGTATAATTAACTCGAACCGCATTCTATTGGTTTCTCAATCAACATAGTTCATCAGTTGTGCATTGTAGCGGGCCAATTCATTCCAACTCTGCACCGTGGGCCGATTTTCAGTAGCCCAGTCGGCACTAGTGCCAGCTTGGCCCAGCCCAGTCTCATCCTCGGGCCACACTAGTGCCGTAATTTCCTCAGCGCGGCCCACCAAACactaataaaaataaatgaaGGCCCAACCTGTGGCATTGGCCTGCTATTCAGTGGACCGGGATCGGACTAGACAAAACTGACCCAACACTGGCCCGGTCCTCATTTAGCGTTGTGTCTGGGCTGGTGGCACTCAGCCCGGCCACCTCTTTACCCAACCCAACCCACACTGGTCCGACCCATCGCACAACTCTACTCGTGCGTACATGCTCAACTCTAAGCTTGTTAGGACCCTTTATGCGTCAGTTGGGCTCACTCTCCGCAATGGCACTCCTTTGGTGTCCAATTCCCTTACATCACCTAGACGCAGCTTTTGGTGTCAATTAGCTCTCTTAACTTATGCATCAACCAACCACCTCTCAATGGTACGCCTTGAAAAGGTTACCTTGATGCCCTGTTGCGAGTTGCTGGCACCGATTATCCCACTATCTATCGCGATTCCTCCCCTCATCTTTACACTTACCAAACACCGACTGACAAACGACAAAGATGATTTCACTTCTACTTGTGCCTATCTTGTGTACCTTAGTCAATTCTAGGATTTGTCTAGAATCTAATGTCTATAATAACTTCATTTAAACTACTCCGTATTAAGTTATGATCCAACATTTAATGTCTGTAGACTCTAGTACTTTCATTTTACTATTAGACTATCCCCGGACATTTAAAAAACAAGGCACAAATCAGTTTACTTGTTACTCTTTTCATTATATTTACCGTCTTATTTTCTATTCAGAATAGAAATTGAGAGGAGGATAATAATATTTGATACACTGTTTTCCTTGCTCAAAATAGAAGAGGGATATATCTCATTTAGAAACGTTTAATAAGGTGAAGGCATCATTAAAATTATAATGGAATAAGAATCAAGTTATAACTTGTACAATAGGAGCGCATTAAATCTAATTTTTGTCTACTCTTGCCCAATCACGTGCTATAAGACGGTCGTAATAGTTAAGTTACCTGCGAGGTTACATTGAGCCAACAAACACCATTTGTCTTTGCTGCCTTCAACATTATAGGACATAACCCGACGACATGACACCAGAGACCAGAAGGTTGGGGTCAAAAGTAACTACCTCATTCTGTTGATTCATAAAGAGGTGGTTTTTAAACAAGAATATGTGTCCAGAACTGTAATACGTATTTCGTATCATCTATAAGAATACGAGTAATATCTTAATCTAAAATAAGCAACACACCATTACACAGCCTTGCAGCAACAAACGTTACTAAGGGCGACGGTACAACAAGCTTTGTGATCAACGCGTGTTACTGAAGGGTAAAAGATACCACAAACATGCTTGTAGCGACACAGTTCCAATCTTCAATGAGCTCACAAATCTGTAGTACAAGAATGGGAGACCACCTGGGATTATAGTGAAGAAATCAACACGCCAGTTTAGATCAGCCAGGTCTTTGTAGATAAGTCATCAAGTCAACTTCAAAGAGGCAAAGTCTGAAGCCAGTTTCACGGCCTCCTCAACATTTGATGCATCGGTACCCTAAACATCACGAATCATTTACAAGAATTATTACGAACATGCCCATGAAGAAGAAAAGGTTTCCTAATATCGGATGTCagagaaaaaaaaataattaaaatagcCAGGAAGGTCAATTTCATTTGAGCTAAGTGGAAAAAGAGAAATAGCCAACAAAGCCAGCCAGAATACGTTATTGGAGACTTATTTCCGACTACAAAAATCTTCAAGTGAAAATGCTTTCAAATGACTATACCTCTAAATCAAACAGAACCTACATCAAGGCagttttccgcaataaatgagagTCAATTTATGCAAAACGGATATGATGCCAGAGAACAATGAAAATAGTTCTAACCTGACCCTGAGCGAGACCGCCTTTTCCTTTGCCGCACCTTCCCTTTAATGGACCCAAAGCAGTTGTTAACCACTCCGACACTTCTAAACCTTTCCATGTGTTTCCTTTGTCGGGCACTCCAGCATAAACGACAGCCTTGTTAGCAGTTTCATCCACACTGACAACCATGATCGATATCCCCTGATAACCCCACCCAAACAATAGTTAGTAAAAGTTGAATGCCAACtacatatgaaaaaaaaaaaatcagttttGGTGCCACGAAGTTTGAGCTAGCAAAGTCCACTTGGTACCAGTGATTTGGATGATTCTACATTGGTGGTATAAGGCTTGTGTTGTTTCTTAATTTGGTAACTAAGATACATATTTCATCCCAGTCACAAATGTTTTTGATCACCAAAAAGTAGTTTTTGGGTAAATTTATGAAAAGTTAGCtgattttcataaactttgactATGTTTTATAAACTTTGACTATGTTTTATACCCTCAGTCACGAAAGTGAAATTTTTCCTTGAAGATGGGAGTGGACAACAAAGTTAAACCATCCTAAACAATATTCCAATTAATGCAGCAAACTAGAAACAGGAACTTCTGACAACCTTTTGCTGTATCACTTTTTGGACGGCTTCCCTAACGGCAGCAGCATCTAAACCAACATCCACGCGACAAATGCAGAAACTCTTCCCCTCTGAAATAGAGGTTTCTGCCTTCTCACTTGCAAGCTTTACTGCTTTTTGGAGATTCTCTTCAGCCAATTTTTTCTGCGCCTTCCTCACTTGATCCTAATGGCATATCGAAAATACGAAAATGAACAACATAAACCATGTAAACAAGGCCGAGTTTAAAAACTTAATACTAGCTGGAAGCCTGGAATAGAACGTCCGATAAAATAAATTATATTACCTGAAGCATAGAAATCTTTAAGCGGATATCATTTTTCTTGGCTGCTGGAATGGGGGCTGCATCCACACGGCTTCTAAGAGAAGCGACTTTCTGCACAAAATAAGAGAGTTTTCAATCAGAGGCCATAGTGCCATACACAATACACAACTACATAAGTCACTTGTTTGACGTACAAAATTGGAAAGAAATATCACTTGCACTTAAGGCCTAAGGATAATATTGACACTTATTTGTAGGAGCCTGCTAACAAGTCTTCTCCTAAATGATTTAAGTGACACGAGAATGTTGTGTTGAGATGATACTCAAATTGGATCCTTAAaacgaagaaaaaaaaaggaaattatAGAATTGATAAATCTTCATGAAAAACGCAACAGAGGCCAATGAAATTACATTTGATGATGTTAAAGTTATTGTAACATAttgattagaaaaaaaaaatgtttgctgTGAGTGGATTACCTAATCCGTAGTACACCTTCATACAAATACATAATACTCATAAGAGTACATGAAACAGACACCATTACACAAATACATGACACATTCAAATCAGTTTGCGTGCTGAAAGATGGAGCACAAATGACAATGTGTTCTTCCGTGTCAAATTAACCATATTTGCAGCCAAAGATCCAGatccaacaacaacatcagagccttaatcccaaagaTCCAGATCCAACAAGGTAGAAAAATGCAGATAGTGGGACAGTCGCATACAAGGACAATTTCTAAAGCACACTGTAAGTCTGTAACTGTACACCCGTGGAAAACAATCATATAATTTGTAAGCTAAATATGGGGGTACCATTTCCTTAAATAAGGCAGAAGATTTGGAAGTAACAAGTTATATATTAGTAGTTAGGAAGTATGATGGCAGTAAGCAAGATGCACCTAGGAACTTTTCGAATATAAGAAATTCTGTATAAGGCGACTTCTAGTCTTCAACAGACCCCTATTTAACCCACCCCCAAAAACGGAATTTGAAACCGATAAAGGGGGTTAAAAATGTTACCTTCTCCAACAGACTCCCTTCTATGCTTGATGCATCAATCACTTCCTGCTCCAGGGCGCGTGACAGTTCCTCTGCCTCTAAAGCAAAATCAGCTGTAACAGCAGTCACCCGACGAATTCCTTTGGCAATTCCTTCCTCAGATAAAAGAGCAAATGACTTTGCTTCTCTAGTATTGGATATGTGGGTTCCTATGTGGATGACAACAAATTTATTCAGAGTAGCAACACCAAAAtcaatattaacaaaaaaaaaaacattgcaACTTTTAAGCCAGTTTTTTACACTAAAATATTGTAAGACCGCATGCtcaccaacacacacacacacacacctatAACAAAAACCTTTTTAGTAATTACAAATTTTGGGTGAAAAAGCATGCGGTTTTACATTAACACTTGTGTAAATTTGTCTTACATTAGTTACATAAGTATGTGTGATATATCAAAAGTTGAAAATTCTGAGAACTAATAAAACCTCCACAAAATTCAGCAGAGTAGGATGCCCACTCCTCATTTTCTGGATTTGCCAATAGATCTTCTACCTTTTTCCCAATCGACACTATTCTAACGGGGTCAGGGTATATCTGCAATAAATAGCCAAAATGTTCATTCACCTAGTATGAAAAATGTAGAGCGAGTAACCTTACACACAAGCTTACCTCCCCAAAGACGGCCCTAAGACCATTAACACGCTTGGCATCAGTGAGAGTTGCCTCTTTCGAATATacatctaactcggctttgatTTGATCATTCACGATATTCTCAATCTTTCTCAATTCTTCACTTTGAACAGGCTTACCTGTTAACAGATGTAAGTTCAACAGTCTTTCAAATCAGCAGATCTATTACTAACCGAAACCATTTGAAAATTCATACCATGAGAAAAGTCAAATCTTAATTTTTCAGGAAGCACAATTGAGCCCTTCTGGTCTACATGAGTCCCAAGAACTTCCTGCAGAAAACAAATGTAATGTATTCAGAGAAAATTCACAGCTATATATGGAAGCAAGGAAAAGAGAGTTGTCGTCTAAGCAAGAATGTCACTAACACGAAGCGCAAAATTTAGCATGTGAGTACAAGTATGGTTTGGAGCAATAAGTTGACGTCTGTTATAGTCCACCTGCACGGCAATAAATTTAAACCAGTGAGTAGAAGAAACCAGATACTACATATGAAGGATCTGTATTCACTGTCTATCAAACGCCAAACAATGAATACATAAAAATCATACCTTACATGTGACTTTGTCACTGACTGCAAATTTACCACTTTCACTTGTAAAGAAACCAATGTGAAGAACAAAACCACCAAAAACTTGAACATTACAAACTTGAAAAGTTCCAGATGGAGCTTCAAGCGATCCAGTATCAAAGATCTGTAACGAGAGGACCAAATTAAGCCTTCAAGCAGATGTATAATGTCTTATATGTATGGTACATGGTACTTTGTATTGTATCTTGGCCATAACACAAATATCTTTGCCACAACACCAATCATGAAATGACTGAAAATGGAGAGTGTAATGTCCCACAATTTTGAGTACCAAACTACCAATATGCAGCAGCCATGTCTTGGCAGCTGGCACTTGCTGCTATAATTCTATAAAAAAAATTGAGCATGCTATTGTCTAGACAAACTTCAAATCTTACATCCCCAAACTAAATTAATCAATGTGTTAGTTAAGATACCTATCTATGACAAGCAACCTTAAGTTTCTACGTATTTATTATGCTGCGTTTAAGGGCATAACGTTCTATGCATATGTATCACTGCCCTACATTTAAGTAGTCTCTTTTTTCTAGGTTCCTGCATCAGTAAGCAGGCGGGAGAGAAGAGCACCCTCACTACACAATGAGTCCAAAGCTTACCTCCCCAAAGACAGCCCTACGCCCATAAGTCCAACTACTGCTCTCCAACTTTCTGATTTTAAACACTGACCCAGAACAATGTTACAAAGACCTAGTACCATAATGCTTTAaccctatgttactccgacacttcacttaactgccgtgtcgcgtgttagacacgtgtcggtgtccgacacgacacaacacttcgacacttcaatttagaccacaaaacAGGAAAATTCACCCCAAATAGCCGTGTCCCACACGCTGACACGTGTCTCTGAGTAACACAGCTTTAACCAACACATGAACAAGAATCAGGAAAAAGAAGGTTCATCGGGTTATaaacaaacaagcttataaacaAACAAGCTAAGGCAAATAAAGCCTATCAGATAACATAACAACAGAGCACTCAAAAGCTTTTAGCAAAAAATGGCAATATACCTGACCACCTTGCTCTGCATAGAAGCTTGTAGACTCAAGAACAATGCCAACTTCTTTGCCAGCTTCAGCACTCTCCAAGAACTCTGATCCAGTGTATATACCTCTTATGGTAGTTTGATGATCCTAAAAAACATGATCATGTGGCATGACAGAGAATTAAACTAGGAGCACCTTTAAAAAATGAGAAGCACAGGACACTCAGTTTCAGACTTCTATCTAAACAGCCCAAGATGAATTCTGAAATAACATGGTCCTTTTCATGTGAGTAAAACTGCTATCACGAGCATGAATACTAAGTTGATTTGGAGTCGGTTAAcattaatcatcatttgaaactgTCAACACGTTAAATAGGAAAAgtatacgaaaaaaaaaaaggaaaataagatAAATATACTCAACATATAAAAAAAGCTACAAAGTCATAACAACATAGAAAATATTTCGTTTTTAAAGAAATAAGTTGACAAGAAGGGAAAAGAAAACAATAATAACTACTTCCTCTGTTCAAGCCATTTCCCTATACTGTTCAAACTATTCCTCAAATATTTTGAAATATGTAGTGGATTGGGTTAAGTTAATGGATAAGTAACAAAATGAAATATTAAGCATAAAGGAATAATATATTGGAACAAGAAAAAAAATCAGAATTTTGGGGGTGATAATAGAAAGTGAGTATAAAATGCAAGCCCTTCACCTCAAAAAGTAACTCCTCTATCATTACAACCTACATATGACCTTTACAGCTCAAAAAGAGATGGTCTAACCATGGAAATTTGGTGAGGTTATTGCATAAAGGGCTTCAAGCTGAATAATAGAAAGTGACCGAACTAACCTGGAACCAAACATACTTGCTTGAGTCATCAGTAGAAGGAACTCCGTTCTTGTGCAGCGATGCCGTGGCATTAGCATCCATCACAATTGCACCACCAGCTTGCTGGAGaaaattataattaaattacTAGGAAAAACTTTGGACTCAGTCATTAGGAATTTATTATATTtcattttcttcaaaaaaaatgtATTACACTTACTTTGACCAAACCTTACCCGGCTCTCAATATTAAATTATATAGGGTGGGCAGAAATAAATTTCAAAAACTGAAGAACAAGAAATCCAATCCAAGGCTATAACCACACACCTTATTTTGAGCACTCCTTGATCTTTCCCTAGCTTCTTCCATGGCTTCATCAAAACCCTTCGCGTCGACCGCCAAATTTCTTTCTTCTGCCATTAACTGAAAAGTAATCACAGCAAAAACAAAGGTTGATGGGTGGTAGATGTACTTCAAAaaggtattattaaattattaaaatCCCATCAATTACCTGGGTTAAATCTAGAGGGAAGCCATAAGTGTCCCACAGTACAAAAGCATCCTGCAATAAACGACTCAAGAAATCAAAGAAAATCTTATAATTACTCAACTCTGATAAAGGGTATTTCTTGTCCATATTTTCCATATGCCAGCAAGGCACAACAAATGCAAGGAAACAAATTTGAAGTATGGGGGAGATAGCATGGGAGAAAGGACTAAATAACACTAAGTTATCATCATAACTGAGATCACGTCATCCGCTTTCTAAAAAGTAACATGGTGTCGGCTTGAATCCCAAACACAATCTCTCTATGTCCCTAAATATAAGAACTTGCTAAACCTGCGGGTCAAATCTCTATGAACCTTTGTATCACACCATAGCATTAGCATAATTCTTAAATAACACTCAGGATATCAAAAACAGTGACGCTTCCTCTAAATGGAAGACAAAACCAAGACGATATGGAAACAGATGTACCTGGCCACTCAATGTCTTTCCTTCAACCTCCTGAGCAGCCTTTTTGAATTTCTCGATTCCCTAGGAACAGATTAACTTCGTCATTAATTTACTTCATATTCATCAGATAGCTTGGTAGTTTAAAGCCAAATTTCATCCGGCGAAATTTACAAAATGAAGACCATCCAAAGGTAAGTACCAAAGTCTCTCTAGTATACTTAACGAGGAATAAGTGCAGTAAACACATGCATTGAAAATAAGTAAGTCATTTGAAAAAGATTTCAATAACAGTTGTAATCTGAAAAAATGACATTACAAAAACATGATACTCCTTTTTAGCAAATCATAGATTCCTCTGTTTTCTTGTTCACCAATATGCACATTAGAAGAAAAACTAACACAGAGGGAAAAGAAACTAACTACTCCTTTAAAAGCTTGTTCAGAAAAGACGTAACTAGAAAAACTACGTAAATAATCTCCACTAGAAAGTTCCACAATGATCAAAGAGGTTATATTCATCAGATTCGAAAATGACTTACTTCTTTTACCAAAGGAGCCAAATATTCATTACCATTTGCGTTTGGAACTTGGTTATTGATGCAATAAAGCAAAATAGCCAAGTTCTGTGCACTACTTATTGTGTGTTGTAGCTGTCGGTTGAAACGAATTTCACTATGGGTTTTCCACAAACAATATACGTGTTTATATAATATAGGTAAAGCTAATACATCTTGTTCTCCCCCTTCTCCCATTTCAAGCGCATGGTCCTTACCTTAAGCAAAGTTTTCCCGAAGCTGGCCTCCTCAGCTGCAATGACATCTTTGATATGTTTCTCGCGTTGTTTTAACTCAGGAAAGACATCACCCATCAAGTTCACCAAAGTGGGTACTAACCTGAGGCAAATCACAAATTCAAATTAGACATGCCAGTAAATACAGTATCGAACAGTACCTACAGCAGACTTGGACAAGAAAATTTGTTGGACCGACAATTACACCAAAGATAACCAACCACCTACCCGTTGAAAAAGCCTTCCTGCCCTTTTAGG from Silene latifolia isolate original U9 population chromosome 10, ASM4854445v1, whole genome shotgun sequence encodes:
- the LOC141605106 gene encoding alanine--tRNA ligase-like isoform X2, whose amino-acid sequence is MTHQSKALVWPANKVRHTYFEFFRKKEHKFWKSSPVVPVNDPTLLFANAGMNQFKPIFLGTVDPNSPLSELKRACNTQKCIRAGGKHNDLDDVGKDTYHHTFFEMLGNWSFGNYFKKEAIEWAWELLTVVYKLPSSRIYATYFGGDEKAGLAPDTEARDIWLNFLPSERVLPFGCKDNFWEMGDTGPCGPCTEIHFDRIGNRDAASLVNNDDPTCIEIWNLVFIQFNRESDGSLKTLPAQHVDTGMGFERLTSILQEKMSNYDTDVFMPLFDAIQQATGARPYSGKVGPDDVDNIDMAYRVVADHIRTLSFAIADGSCPGNEGREYVLRRILRRAVRYGSEVLKGQEGFFNGLVPTLVNLMGDVFPELKQREKHIKDVIAAEEASFGKTLLKGIEKFKKAAQEVEGKTLSGQDAFVLWDTYGFPLDLTQLMAEERNLAVDAKGFDEAMEEARERSRSAQNKQAGGAIVMDANATASLHKNGVPSTDDSSKYVWFQDHQTTIRGIYTGSEFLESAEAGKEVGIVLESTSFYAEQGGQIFDTGSLEAPSGTFQVCNVQVFGGFVLHIGFFTSESGKFAVSDKVTCKVDYNRRQLIAPNHTCTHMLNFALREVLGTHVDQKGSIVLPEKLRFDFSHGKPVQSEELRKIENIVNDQIKAELDVYSKEATLTDAKRVNGLRAVFGEIYPDPVRIVSIGKKVEDLLANPENEEWASYSAEFCGGTHISNTREAKSFALLSEEGIAKGIRRVTAVTADFALEAEELSRALEQEVIDASSIEGSLLEKKVASLRSRVDAAPIPAAKKNDIRLKISMLQDQVRKAQKKLAEENLQKAVKLASEKAETSISEGKSFCICRVDVGLDAAAVREAVQKVIQQKGISIMVVSVDETANKAVVYAGVPDKGNTWKGLEVSEWLTTALGPLKGRCGKGKGGLAQGQGTDASNVEEAVKLASDFASLKLT
- the LOC141605106 gene encoding alanine--tRNA ligase-like isoform X1, giving the protein MKVNYVRGFNSISRRFSAAVSSPFPHLLHINKPRFSPSSFTATIMTHQSKALVWPANKVRHTYFEFFRKKEHKFWKSSPVVPVNDPTLLFANAGMNQFKPIFLGTVDPNSPLSELKRACNTQKCIRAGGKHNDLDDVGKDTYHHTFFEMLGNWSFGNYFKKEAIEWAWELLTVVYKLPSSRIYATYFGGDEKAGLAPDTEARDIWLNFLPSERVLPFGCKDNFWEMGDTGPCGPCTEIHFDRIGNRDAASLVNNDDPTCIEIWNLVFIQFNRESDGSLKTLPAQHVDTGMGFERLTSILQEKMSNYDTDVFMPLFDAIQQATGARPYSGKVGPDDVDNIDMAYRVVADHIRTLSFAIADGSCPGNEGREYVLRRILRRAVRYGSEVLKGQEGFFNGLVPTLVNLMGDVFPELKQREKHIKDVIAAEEASFGKTLLKGIEKFKKAAQEVEGKTLSGQDAFVLWDTYGFPLDLTQLMAEERNLAVDAKGFDEAMEEARERSRSAQNKQAGGAIVMDANATASLHKNGVPSTDDSSKYVWFQDHQTTIRGIYTGSEFLESAEAGKEVGIVLESTSFYAEQGGQIFDTGSLEAPSGTFQVCNVQVFGGFVLHIGFFTSESGKFAVSDKVTCKVDYNRRQLIAPNHTCTHMLNFALREVLGTHVDQKGSIVLPEKLRFDFSHGKPVQSEELRKIENIVNDQIKAELDVYSKEATLTDAKRVNGLRAVFGEIYPDPVRIVSIGKKVEDLLANPENEEWASYSAEFCGGTHISNTREAKSFALLSEEGIAKGIRRVTAVTADFALEAEELSRALEQEVIDASSIEGSLLEKKVASLRSRVDAAPIPAAKKNDIRLKISMLQDQVRKAQKKLAEENLQKAVKLASEKAETSISEGKSFCICRVDVGLDAAAVREAVQKVIQQKGISIMVVSVDETANKAVVYAGVPDKGNTWKGLEVSEWLTTALGPLKGRCGKGKGGLAQGQGTDASNVEEAVKLASDFASLKLT